Within the Candidatus Reidiella endopervernicosa genome, the region GACGCAGCCAACAACGATCTGCCGGTCGAGATTCGTGCTGTGATCAGCAATCGCAGCGACGCCTATGGGCTTGAGCGCGCGCAGCAGGCAGCCATCCCTACCGCTGTGCTCGACCACACGCACTACGAGGGTCGCGAGGCGTTCGATACGGCACTGATTGAACTGATCGACAGCCACCAGCCACAGCTGGTGGTGCTGGCGGGCTTCATGCGCATCCTCACCCCGGAGTTTGTACGCCACTATCAGGGGCGACTGATCAATATCCACCCCTCGCTGCTGCCCGAGTTTCGTGGTCTGCACACCCACCGCCGCGCCATCGAAGCTGCCGCCTCGCACCACGGTGCCACGGTCCACTTCGTCACCGATGAACTCGATGGTGGTCCACTGATCCTGCAGGCGCAGGTGCCGGTGCTGGCCGATGACAGCGAGGAACTTCTCGCCGCACGGGTGCTCGAACAGGAACATAAGATCTACCCGCTGGCGATTCGCTGGTTTGCAGAGGGACGACTGGAGATGAGGGATCACACCGTAGTGCTGGACAATCAACCGCTAGAAAAACCCGCACAGCTTGAGGCGTAGTTGATAGCTCTTACCATGCAACTATCTCGATTTCTGATAACGCTATTATTGATCATCACACTCGGCACGGCCTCTGCCGAGCCACAGCTGATCCCCTACTCCGCAGACTACATTCTCAACAAGAGCGGCCTGGCAATCGCCGAGGGACGTTTCAAACTCAAGCAGAACAGTACGGGGAATTACACCTACGAATCCCGCTCGACACCCGTTAGTGTCGTCTCCTGGTTCCGCAGTGATGAGATTCTTGAGCAGACCACCTGGAGCGTGAGCGATAGCCACGTCACACCCAGTTTCTATCGTTACGAACATACCGGGATCGATGATGAGAAGATGATCCACGTCAGCTTCGATTACGATGCCGAACGAGTCACTACCCGCGTCAACAGCGCCCCCTGGAGCATGGAACTGGAGGCGGGCATGCAGGACAAGATGAGTGTGCAGATGGCCCTACAGCTGGCACTGATGGCTGGAGAGCGGGGGCGCTTTGAGTACCGCGTCGCCGATGGCGGCACGCCGAAGACCTTCAGCTTCCTCTATCAAGGCGAAGAGGTCATCAAGACACCACTCGGAAAATTCCACACCCTGCGGGTCAAACGCGAGAACGACAAACGCGGCACCACCATGTGGTTTGCGCCTGAACTGAACTATATTCCGGTGCGGGTCGAGCAGAAGAAGAAGGGAATGAACCTGCTGATCAAAAAGTTGAAGGGACTACCGCTCCCAGACAGCAAGAGCGGCAGTTAAACCTGACTGTTACGCCTTGGGTAGGGTAACGCCTGTCTGCCCCTGATACTTTCCACCACGATCACCGTAAGAGGTTTCACAGATCTCATCCGACTCGAAGAAGAGCATCTGTGCCACACCCTCGTTGGCGTAGATCTTCGCCGGCAGTGGCGTGGTGTTTGAGAACTCCAGCGTCACGTGACCTTCCCACTCCGGTTCCAGCGGGGTGACGTTAACGATAATGCCACAGCGGGCGTAGGTCGATTTACCAAGGCAGACCGTCAGCACGCTACGTGGAATGCGGAAAAACTCCACCGTGCGCGCCAGCGCAAAGGAGTTGGGCGGGATGATGCAGACATCGGACTTCACATCGACAAAACTGTTCTCATCAAACGCCTTCGGATCGACCACCGCCGAGTTGATGTTGGTGAAGATCTTGAACTCATCGGCGCAGCGCACATCGTAGCCGTAACTCGAGGTGCCGTATGAGACGATCCGCTCACCATTGACCTCGCGCACCTGCCCCGGCTCGAAGGGTTCGATCATCCCCTCACTCTCGGCCATGCGTCGGATCCACTTGTCGGCTTTGATACTCATCCTATTCCTCTCAACTGTGACATTGTCGCTCTTGTGCATCCCTGCACCCGCGACATACCGTCCATCCCTGGACATAAAAATACCGGCTGTTAGTCAAAACAGCCGGCATTATAGTGGCATTTAGCGTTCCGCTACAAAGCGGTCACTTCTGCCTAGTCGTTGGCGATAACGATCTGCGGGAACTTCGCCTCGTAGTTCTTCGCCTGAATCGCCAGACGCGCAGCCGTGCGACGTGCGATCTGCATGTAGATCTCGCTGATGCGACCCTCAGGATCGGCAACCACGGTTGGCTTACCGTTATCGGCGTTCTCGCGAATCGAGATGTCGAGTGGCAGTGAGCCAAGGAAGTCGACATCGTACTGGTCGGCCATCTTCTCGCCACCACCTCGACCGAAGATATGCTCCTCGTGACCACAGCTGCTGCAGATGTGCATGCTCATATTCTCGACTATGCCGAGCACAGGAACCTCAACCTTCTGGAACATCTTCAGACCCTTACGCGCATCGAGTAGGGCGATGTCCTGCGGAGTGGTGACGATAACTGCACCGCTAACCGGCACCTTCTGCGCCAGAGTCAGCTGGGTATCACCGGTGCCGGGTGGCAGGTCGATGATCAGGTAGTCGAGATCGCTCCAGTTGGTATCATTGAGCAGCTGCTCGAGTGCCTGGGTGACCATGGGTCCACGCCAGATCATCGGGGTCTCTTCATCAATCAGGTTACCGATCGACATCGACTCGATGCCGTAGTTTTTCATCGGCTCAAGGGTCTTGCCATCAGGTGAATCGGGACGCCCCTCAACACCGAGCATACGGGTCTGGCTGGGACCGTAGATATCGGCATCAAGGACACCGACCTTGGCACCCTCGGCAGCGAGGGCCAGCGCCAGGTTGGCAGAGACGGTCGACTTACCCACACCGCCCTTACCCGAAGCAACGGCGATGATATTCTTCACACCCTTGATCGTCTTCACACCCTTCTGTACCGAGTGCTCCACAATCTTGCACTCGACGGTGACGCTGGCCTCGGATACACCCTCGATACCGCTAACCAGATCCTGCAGCTTGCCGGTCAGCTCTGCCTTGAAGCTATCGGCGGGATAGCCAAGCTGAACATCAACAATCACCTTGCCACCATCAACCGCAATACTCTTGATGCTCTTCGAGGTAACCAGATCCCGATCTGAGTTGGGATCGATATACGCCTTCAGTGCAGACTCAACCTGCTCTTTGCTCACGTCAGCCATTGAAAAAAACTCCCATAATTCGTGCCCGGCACCAGTGCCATCAGCTATTTCCGACTAAATTGGCTGGGGATTCTACACAAAATCGGTTAGAGCGTCTTCCATGCAGTTACTCTGGAAAATCACCACCAAAATGGCCTTTCCCTGAGTGTTTACTGCACGTTTCACTACAATCCAACGATATCGCCCCACCTAAACCCAGCTTTCGGTCAGTAACCGAAGCGGTGGCAAGAGAAAATATCAGTGCTTGGAATTCCCGCATGCTACTATATGCGGCCCGTTTAGCCGCTATTCAAGTCACCGTATCGATATGTCTGAAAACACACGCAAAATCCTGGTCACCAGCGCTCTTCCATACGCCAATGGACCGATCCATCTCGGTCATCTGGTGGAGTATATCCAGACCGATATCTGGGTTCGTTTTCAGAAACTGCGTGGTCACAACTGCACCTACGTCTGCGCCGATGACGCCCACGGCACACCGATTATGCTGCGGGCACAAAACGAGGGGATCACTCCCGAGGCGCTGATCGAGCGTATCAGTGGCGAACATCAGGCCGACTTTGCAGAGTTTGGTATCGGCTTCGATAACTACCACTCGACCCACTCCAAGGAGAACCGCGACTGCGCCAGCACCATCTACACGCGCCTGCGCGACGGTGGCCACATCGCCACCCGCACCATCACCCAGGCCTACGACCCCGAAAAGGAGATGTTCCTTCCCGATCGCTTCATTAAAGGTGATTGCCCCAAGTGCGGCGCCGAAGACCAGTACGGTGACTCCTGCGAGGTCTGTGGCGCGACCTACTCACCGACTGAACTGAAAAATGCCGTCTCTGCCATCTCAGGTGCCACCCCGGTTGAGCGCGACTCCGAACACCACTTCTTCAAGCTGGGTGATTTCGAGAAGATGCTGCGCGAGTGGCACAAGGCAGGCCATATTCAGGATGGCGTGGCGGCCAAACTCAAGGAGTGGTTCGAATCGGGCCTGCAGGATTGGGATATCTCCCGTGATGCACCCTACTTCGGCTTTGAGATCCCCGATGCACCGGGCAAGTACTTCTACGTCTGGCTCGACGCACCGATCGGCTACATGGCCAGCTTTAAAAACCTCTGCAGCAAAAACAGTGCCTACGATTTCGACAGCTACTGGCTGCCGGGTGGTGAAACCGAGCTCTACCACTTCATCGGCAAGGATATCGCCTACTTCCACACCCTCTTCTGGCCGGCGATGCTGCACGGCGCCGGTTTCCGCACCCCTAACGCCGTCTACTGCCACGGTTTCCTCACCGTCGATGGCAAGAAGATGTCGAAGTCTCGCGGCACCTTCATCATGGCACGCAGCTACCTCGACCATCTGCAGCCGGAGTATCTGCGCTACTACTTCGCCGCCAAGCTCAGCAGCGGTATCGACGACATCGATCTCAACCTGGAGGACTTCCAGGCACGCGTTAACTCTGACCTGGTCGGCAAGGTGGTCAACATCGCCAGCCGCTGCGCAGGATTCATCAAGAAGCGTTTTGACGGCAAGTTGGCCGAAACACTCGGCGATGAGGGACTCTTCAATACCTGCAGCCGCGCCGGCAGTGAAATCGCTGAACTCTACGAGGCGCGTGAATTTGGCCACGCGATGCGCCAGATCATGTCGCTGGCCGATCTCGCCAATCAGTACATCGACGAGCAGAAGCCGTGGGTTATCGCCAAGCAGGAGGGGAGTGATGCGAAGCTGCATGAGATCTGCAGCATGGGCATTAACCTCTACCGTCTGCTGGTCACCTATCTCAAACCGGTCCTACCACAGCTGGCTGCCGGTTCTGAGGCGTTCCTCAACATCGATCCACTGCAGTGGGATCACATTAAGGAGCCGCTGCTGGGCCACGCCATCAACAAGTTCAAACCGCTGATGACCCGTATTGATAAGGATAAGATCGACGCCATGCTTGAAGATTCAAAGCAGAATCTTCCAGGCGGCGAAAGCGAAGCTCCAGCGCTCAGCGGTCCACTCGCCGATGCCCCGATCAGCGATACCATCAACTACGATGATTTCGCCAAGATCGATCTGCGCATCGCCAGGATCGTCAAGGCAG harbors:
- the dcd gene encoding dCTP deaminase produces the protein MSIKADKWIRRMAESEGMIEPFEPGQVREVNGERIVSYGTSSYGYDVRCADEFKIFTNINSAVVDPKAFDENSFVDVKSDVCIIPPNSFALARTVEFFRIPRSVLTVCLGKSTYARCGIIVNVTPLEPEWEGHVTLEFSNTTPLPAKIYANEGVAQMLFFESDEICETSYGDRGGKYQGQTGVTLPKA
- the purN gene encoding phosphoribosylglycinamide formyltransferase codes for the protein MQESAKRLPIVVLISGGGSNLQAIIDAANNDLPVEIRAVISNRSDAYGLERAQQAAIPTAVLDHTHYEGREAFDTALIELIDSHQPQLVVLAGFMRILTPEFVRHYQGRLINIHPSLLPEFRGLHTHRRAIEAAASHHGATVHFVTDELDGGPLILQAQVPVLADDSEELLAARVLEQEHKIYPLAIRWFAEGRLEMRDHTVVLDNQPLEKPAQLEA
- the apbC gene encoding iron-sulfur cluster carrier protein ApbC, with protein sequence MADVSKEQVESALKAYIDPNSDRDLVTSKSIKSIAVDGGKVIVDVQLGYPADSFKAELTGKLQDLVSGIEGVSEASVTVECKIVEHSVQKGVKTIKGVKNIIAVASGKGGVGKSTVSANLALALAAEGAKVGVLDADIYGPSQTRMLGVEGRPDSPDGKTLEPMKNYGIESMSIGNLIDEETPMIWRGPMVTQALEQLLNDTNWSDLDYLIIDLPPGTGDTQLTLAQKVPVSGAVIVTTPQDIALLDARKGLKMFQKVEVPVLGIVENMSMHICSSCGHEEHIFGRGGGEKMADQYDVDFLGSLPLDISIRENADNGKPTVVADPEGRISEIYMQIARRTAARLAIQAKNYEAKFPQIVIAND
- a CDS encoding DUF3108 domain-containing protein, encoding MQLSRFLITLLLIITLGTASAEPQLIPYSADYILNKSGLAIAEGRFKLKQNSTGNYTYESRSTPVSVVSWFRSDEILEQTTWSVSDSHVTPSFYRYEHTGIDDEKMIHVSFDYDAERVTTRVNSAPWSMELEAGMQDKMSVQMALQLALMAGERGRFEYRVADGGTPKTFSFLYQGEEVIKTPLGKFHTLRVKRENDKRGTTMWFAPELNYIPVRVEQKKKGMNLLIKKLKGLPLPDSKSGS
- the metG gene encoding methionine--tRNA ligase, whose product is MSENTRKILVTSALPYANGPIHLGHLVEYIQTDIWVRFQKLRGHNCTYVCADDAHGTPIMLRAQNEGITPEALIERISGEHQADFAEFGIGFDNYHSTHSKENRDCASTIYTRLRDGGHIATRTITQAYDPEKEMFLPDRFIKGDCPKCGAEDQYGDSCEVCGATYSPTELKNAVSAISGATPVERDSEHHFFKLGDFEKMLREWHKAGHIQDGVAAKLKEWFESGLQDWDISRDAPYFGFEIPDAPGKYFYVWLDAPIGYMASFKNLCSKNSAYDFDSYWLPGGETELYHFIGKDIAYFHTLFWPAMLHGAGFRTPNAVYCHGFLTVDGKKMSKSRGTFIMARSYLDHLQPEYLRYYFAAKLSSGIDDIDLNLEDFQARVNSDLVGKVVNIASRCAGFIKKRFDGKLAETLGDEGLFNTCSRAGSEIAELYEAREFGHAMRQIMSLADLANQYIDEQKPWVIAKQEGSDAKLHEICSMGINLYRLLVTYLKPVLPQLAAGSEAFLNIDPLQWDHIKEPLLGHAINKFKPLMTRIDKDKIDAMLEDSKQNLPGGESEAPALSGPLADAPISDTINYDDFAKIDLRIARIVKAEHVEKADKLLQLTLDLGGEQRNVFAGIKSAYAPEDLEGKLTVMVANLAPRKMRFGLSEGMVLAAGPGGKDLFILTPDEGAELGMRVK